The Nocardioides panzhihuensis genome has a segment encoding these proteins:
- a CDS encoding polyprenyl synthetase family protein: MSTTPTADLALPITDPELEQRLRSRLAVIEKDLAGHTQSRSRFVTEAASHLLEAGGKRFRPLLVLLAAECGPDAGAPEVLTAASVVELTHQASLYHDDVMDEALLRRGENTANARFDNNVAILTGDFLFAKSSELTAQLGPDAVRIQAEAFSRLVEGQILEGISPEEGVDPVDHHLEVLAGKTGSLIATSARYGALFSGASPEIQDALVAYAEIVGVAFQLSDDILDIDSDSDESGKTPGTDLREGVPTLPVLLARRSADAGDARLLELLDSDLTDDAALAECVALLRAHPALAEARAYVQARAEEAKAALAPLSEGPVRAALEAFADAVAVRSV, from the coding sequence GTGAGCACCACTCCCACCGCCGACCTCGCCCTCCCGATCACCGATCCCGAGCTCGAGCAGCGGCTGCGGTCGCGCTTGGCCGTGATCGAGAAGGACCTGGCGGGTCATACCCAGAGCCGGTCCCGATTCGTCACCGAAGCCGCCTCGCACCTGTTGGAGGCAGGTGGCAAGCGGTTCCGTCCGCTGCTCGTCCTCCTGGCAGCTGAGTGCGGCCCTGACGCCGGCGCTCCCGAGGTGCTCACGGCAGCCTCGGTCGTCGAGCTGACCCACCAGGCGTCGCTTTACCACGACGACGTCATGGACGAGGCGCTCCTGCGTCGCGGTGAGAACACCGCCAACGCCCGCTTCGACAACAACGTGGCGATCCTGACCGGCGACTTCCTGTTCGCGAAGTCCTCCGAGCTGACCGCCCAGCTCGGCCCCGACGCCGTACGCATCCAGGCTGAGGCGTTCAGTCGCCTCGTCGAAGGCCAGATCCTCGAGGGCATCTCGCCCGAGGAGGGTGTCGACCCCGTCGACCACCACCTCGAGGTGCTGGCCGGCAAGACCGGATCCCTCATCGCGACCTCCGCCCGTTACGGCGCTCTGTTCAGCGGTGCCTCCCCGGAGATCCAGGACGCGCTGGTCGCCTACGCCGAGATCGTCGGTGTCGCCTTCCAGCTCTCCGACGACATCCTCGACATCGACTCCGACTCAGACGAGTCAGGCAAGACGCCGGGTACGGACCTCCGCGAAGGGGTCCCGACGCTCCCGGTGCTGCTTGCTCGCCGCTCCGCCGACGCCGGCGACGCCCGACTCCTGGAGCTTCTCGACAGCGACCTCACCGACGATGCGGCTCTGGCCGAGTGTGTCGCCCTCCTCCGTGCCCACCCGGCGCTGGCCGAGGCGCGCGCCTACGTCCAGGCCCGTGCCGAGGAGGCCAAGGCCGCGCTCGCCCCGCTCTCCGAAGGACCTGTCCGCGCGGCTCTCGAGGCCTTCGCCGACGCGGTCGCGGTCCGCTCCGTCTGA
- the rarD gene encoding EamA family transporter RarD, whose amino-acid sequence MNEQRRGVMFGAAAYIMWGAFPLYFPLLEPAGAWEILGHRILWSLVVAGALVLIVGRRKQVAAILRDRRKLVLLAGAAAVISINWVTYIWGVNNGRIVETSLGYFTNPLVTMLMGVIILRERMRKLQWVALGIAFTAVLVLTFDYGRLPWVALVLAFSFGTYGLLKKSAGVGPFESLAVETAVTAPFALALVVALQTTGNGTLSGNGPLHVFLLLSLGVATVVPLACFGAAAIRVPMVTIGLLQYLAPILQFAVGVFIAHEAMPPGRWAGFAIVWVALIIFSVEAVHHRRKVLRAGFAPLSTTDA is encoded by the coding sequence GTGAACGAGCAGCGGCGTGGAGTGATGTTCGGCGCCGCGGCGTACATCATGTGGGGTGCGTTCCCGCTCTACTTCCCACTTCTTGAACCCGCCGGTGCATGGGAGATCCTGGGGCACCGGATCCTGTGGTCGCTCGTCGTGGCCGGAGCGCTGGTGCTCATCGTGGGGCGCCGCAAGCAGGTGGCGGCGATCCTGCGTGACCGGCGCAAGCTGGTGCTGCTGGCGGGTGCGGCCGCGGTGATCTCGATCAACTGGGTGACGTACATCTGGGGTGTGAACAACGGGCGGATCGTGGAGACGAGCCTGGGTTACTTCACGAACCCGCTGGTCACGATGTTGATGGGCGTGATCATCCTGCGGGAGCGGATGCGGAAGCTGCAGTGGGTGGCGCTGGGGATCGCCTTCACAGCGGTCCTCGTCCTCACCTTCGACTACGGGCGGCTGCCGTGGGTGGCGCTGGTGCTGGCGTTCTCGTTCGGCACCTACGGGCTGCTGAAGAAGAGCGCAGGAGTCGGTCCGTTCGAGTCGCTGGCCGTCGAGACCGCCGTGACGGCTCCGTTCGCGCTCGCTCTCGTCGTCGCTCTCCAGACCACCGGGAACGGCACGCTCTCCGGGAACGGCCCGCTCCACGTCTTCCTCCTGCTCAGCCTCGGAGTCGCCACCGTGGTGCCGCTGGCCTGCTTCGGCGCGGCCGCGATCCGGGTGCCGATGGTGACGATCGGGCTGCTCCAGTACCTCGCGCCCATCCTGCAGTTCGCTGTCGGCGTCTTCATCGCCCACGAGGCGATGCCTCCCGGGCGCTGGGCCGGCTTCGCGATCGTCTGGGTCGCGCTGATCATCTTCAGCGTCGAGGCTGTCCACCACCGCCGCAAGGTCCTGCGCGCCGGATTCGCTCCGCTGAGCACCACCGACGCCTAG
- a CDS encoding sulfate ABC transporter substrate-binding protein, producing the protein MRKFKVTAALAAVGMLALTACGSGGSGDAESISIVGFAVPETANKAIAKEFNKTPEGEGVTFETSYGASGDQSRAVEAGLKADYVHLSVGTDVQRLEKAGLVDASWDDGDNKGIVSSSVVVLGVREGNPKNIQGWEDLAKPGIGVVTANPASSGAARWNALAAWGSVVKNGGTEEEGKAYLDKLFKNVVTLTNSGRDATTAFLGGTGDVLLAYENEAILAAQQGEGFEYIVPDSTVLIENPGAITKDASEPAQDWLDFVLDPEGGQKQFALTGFRPVNTAEPGVVDWDSIGLDPKDIKGAKDPADPFPAPKQLLTLENDFGGRDWSGVKEKLFGTGEDGEAVGIVTDSIAKSGKASQ; encoded by the coding sequence ATGAGGAAGTTCAAGGTCACGGCAGCGCTCGCTGCTGTCGGGATGCTGGCGCTGACCGCGTGCGGCTCCGGTGGTTCAGGTGACGCTGAGTCCATCTCCATCGTGGGTTTCGCCGTCCCCGAGACGGCCAACAAGGCGATCGCCAAGGAGTTCAACAAGACCCCCGAGGGCGAAGGCGTCACCTTCGAGACCTCCTACGGCGCTTCCGGCGACCAGAGTCGTGCGGTCGAGGCGGGCCTGAAGGCCGACTACGTCCACCTGTCCGTCGGCACCGACGTACAGCGCTTGGAGAAGGCCGGCCTCGTCGATGCTTCGTGGGACGACGGCGACAACAAGGGCATTGTGTCGAGCTCCGTCGTCGTGCTCGGTGTCCGTGAGGGCAACCCGAAGAACATCCAGGGTTGGGAGGATCTGGCCAAGCCCGGCATCGGTGTGGTCACCGCCAACCCGGCGTCGTCCGGAGCCGCCCGCTGGAACGCGCTGGCCGCCTGGGGCTCCGTGGTGAAGAACGGCGGCACCGAGGAGGAGGGCAAGGCCTACCTCGACAAGCTCTTCAAGAACGTCGTCACCCTGACAAACTCCGGCCGCGACGCCACCACCGCCTTCCTCGGCGGCACGGGTGACGTGCTGCTCGCCTATGAGAACGAGGCGATCCTCGCGGCGCAGCAGGGCGAGGGCTTCGAATACATCGTCCCGGACTCGACGGTGCTGATCGAGAACCCCGGCGCGATCACGAAAGACGCCTCCGAGCCGGCGCAGGACTGGCTCGACTTCGTCCTCGACCCCGAGGGCGGCCAGAAGCAGTTCGCGCTGACCGGCTTCCGTCCGGTCAACACGGCCGAGCCCGGCGTCGTCGACTGGGACTCGATCGGTCTCGACCCGAAGGACATCAAGGGCGCCAAGGACCCGGCCGACCCGTTCCCGGCGCCGAAGCAGCTGCTCACCCTGGAGAACGACTTCGGCGGCCGAGACTGGTCCGGCGTCAAGGAGAAGCTCTTCGGCACCGGTGAGGACGGGGAGGCCGTCGGCATCGTGACCGACTCCATCGCCAAGTCCGGCAAGGCCTCGCAGTAG
- the cysT gene encoding sulfate ABC transporter permease subunit CysT, with amino-acid sequence MASGIGLGITMLWFSLLVLIPLVAVIITASAGGWSAFADQLTNEQTAAAILLTIRSALVVTLINVVIGTVIAWVLVRDRFWGKGLLEVIIDIPFALPTIVAGLVLLSLYGAESPLGLHWANTSMSVYLALAFVTLPFVVRMVQPVLEELDADVEEAAASLGASRLTTFRRIILPSLAPAIAAGAALSFARGMGEYGSLVLLSGNLPFESEVASVRILSAIENDNSEGAAAIAAMLLVVSLLVIVVLDLIQRRMVRRG; translated from the coding sequence ATGGCCAGCGGCATCGGGCTGGGCATCACGATGCTCTGGTTCAGCCTGCTCGTGCTCATCCCCTTGGTCGCGGTGATCATCACGGCCTCGGCCGGCGGCTGGTCCGCCTTCGCGGACCAGCTCACCAACGAGCAGACCGCCGCGGCGATCCTGCTGACGATCCGGTCGGCCCTCGTGGTGACCCTGATCAACGTCGTCATCGGCACCGTCATCGCCTGGGTGCTGGTGCGCGACAGGTTCTGGGGCAAAGGCCTGCTCGAGGTGATCATCGACATCCCGTTCGCGCTGCCGACGATCGTCGCCGGCCTGGTCCTGCTCTCGCTCTACGGTGCCGAGTCGCCCCTCGGTCTGCACTGGGCGAATACGTCGATGTCGGTCTACCTGGCGCTCGCCTTCGTGACCCTGCCGTTCGTCGTACGCATGGTGCAGCCCGTCCTCGAGGAGCTGGACGCCGACGTGGAGGAGGCGGCGGCCTCTCTGGGAGCCTCTCGCCTCACCACGTTCCGGCGGATCATCCTGCCCTCGCTGGCCCCGGCGATCGCGGCGGGAGCGGCGCTCTCCTTCGCGCGGGGGATGGGGGAGTACGGCTCCCTGGTCCTGCTCTCCGGAAACCTGCCGTTCGAGTCCGAGGTCGCCTCGGTACGCATCTTGTCGGCGATCGAGAACGACAACTCGGAGGGCGCGGCGGCCATCGCGGCGATGCTGCTGGTCGTCTCGCTGCTCGTGATCGTCGTCCTCGACCTGATCCAGAGGAGGATGGTCCGTCGTGGCTGA
- a CDS encoding sulfate ABC transporter permease subunit encodes MAETRRAPRTPLTYVLRLIVIAYLGLLVAWPVTLVAWNAFHVPDVGFTTEAFASIFSDPQMMAAIRLTCVAAVVATLINLVFGVSISLLLVRTEFPGKRVLSALIDLPLSVSPIVVGLALVLVYGGRDGWFGPTLESAGIQVIFSTPGIIMATAFVSLPLVIREVIPVLEEIGTEQEQAAASLGASSWQTFWRITLPGIKWAVVYGVVLTLARSLGEFGAVKVVSGNVLGQTRTATLAVEEKYLNFDQQGAYAVAFLLASVSVVCILIVFALRARGARVR; translated from the coding sequence GTGGCTGAGACCCGTCGAGCGCCACGGACGCCACTGACGTACGTCCTGCGGCTGATCGTCATCGCCTACCTGGGGCTGCTGGTCGCGTGGCCGGTCACCCTGGTCGCCTGGAACGCCTTCCATGTGCCTGACGTCGGGTTCACGACCGAGGCCTTCGCCAGCATCTTCAGCGACCCGCAGATGATGGCGGCGATCCGGCTGACCTGTGTCGCCGCGGTGGTGGCGACGCTGATCAACCTGGTCTTCGGTGTCTCGATATCGCTGCTGCTGGTGCGTACGGAATTTCCTGGCAAGCGCGTCCTGAGCGCCCTGATCGACCTGCCGCTGTCGGTCTCGCCGATCGTCGTCGGACTGGCGCTCGTGCTGGTCTACGGCGGTCGCGACGGCTGGTTCGGGCCGACCCTGGAGTCGGCGGGGATCCAGGTCATCTTCTCGACGCCCGGGATCATCATGGCGACCGCGTTCGTGTCGCTGCCGCTGGTGATCCGCGAGGTCATCCCCGTGCTCGAAGAGATCGGCACCGAGCAGGAGCAGGCCGCCGCATCCTTGGGCGCCAGCTCGTGGCAGACGTTCTGGCGGATCACGCTGCCGGGCATCAAGTGGGCCGTCGTCTACGGCGTCGTGCTCACCCTGGCCCGCTCGTTGGGCGAGTTCGGTGCGGTCAAGGTCGTCTCCGGCAACGTCCTCGGCCAGACCCGCACCGCCACCCTCGCGGTCGAGGAGAAGTATCTGAACTTCGACCAGCAGGGCGCGTACGCCGTCGCCTTCCTCCTCGCCAGCGTCTCGGTCGTCTGCATCCTCATCGTCTTCGCGCTGCGCGCCCGTGGTGCGCGCGTGCGCTGA
- a CDS encoding sulfate/molybdate ABC transporter ATP-binding protein, with product MSIEVSGVNKRYGDFVALEDINLTIPTGQLTALLGPSGGGKTTLLRVIAGLETPDTGSVVIEGKDATSLPVQKRNVGFVFQHYAAFKHLSVARNVAFGLEIRKRPRAEIQAKVAELLELVHLSQFANRLPSQLSGGQRQRMALARALAIEPSVLLLDEPFGALDAKVRKELREWLRRLHDEVHVTTVFVTHDQEEALEVADEIVVVNQGGIEQIGTPEQLYDEPANDFVMSFLGDVTTLGGSLIRPHDVEVTPSPLSEHSLEGTVSRVLRIGFEVRLTVLTDDGEVVTAELTRTHARALQLEEGVNVFVTPSPGAYTMRAPLPAA from the coding sequence ATGAGCATCGAAGTAAGTGGTGTCAACAAGCGTTACGGCGATTTCGTCGCGCTGGAGGACATCAACCTGACCATCCCGACGGGGCAGCTGACCGCCCTCCTCGGGCCCTCCGGCGGTGGCAAGACAACTCTGCTGCGGGTCATCGCCGGGCTGGAGACACCCGACACCGGATCGGTGGTGATCGAGGGCAAGGACGCGACCTCGCTGCCGGTCCAGAAGCGCAACGTCGGCTTCGTCTTCCAGCACTACGCCGCGTTCAAGCACCTCTCGGTGGCTCGCAACGTCGCCTTCGGGCTGGAGATCCGCAAGCGTCCTCGCGCCGAGATCCAGGCGAAGGTCGCGGAGCTGCTCGAGCTCGTGCACCTCTCGCAGTTCGCCAACCGGCTGCCTTCACAGCTCTCCGGCGGCCAGCGGCAGCGGATGGCGCTGGCGCGTGCGCTGGCCATCGAGCCGTCCGTGCTGCTCCTCGACGAGCCGTTCGGTGCGCTGGACGCGAAGGTGCGCAAGGAGCTGCGCGAGTGGCTGCGCCGGCTCCATGACGAGGTGCACGTGACCACGGTCTTCGTGACCCACGACCAGGAAGAGGCCCTCGAGGTCGCCGACGAGATCGTCGTCGTCAACCAGGGCGGCATCGAGCAGATCGGCACCCCCGAGCAGCTCTACGACGAGCCCGCCAACGACTTCGTGATGTCGTTCCTCGGTGACGTGACCACGCTGGGCGGATCGTTGATCCGGCCCCATGATGTCGAGGTCACCCCATCGCCGCTCTCCGAGCACTCGCTCGAGGGCACGGTCTCGCGGGTCCTGCGGATCGGCTTCGAGGTGCGCCTCACGGTCCTCACCGACGACGGTGAGGTCGTGACCGCCGAGCTGACGCGTACGCATGCCCGCGCTCTGCAGCTCGAGGAGGGGGTCAACGTGTTCGTCACGCCGTCGCCTGGGGCTTACACGATGCGGGCGCCTTTGCCGGCGGCGTAG
- a CDS encoding Rrf2 family transcriptional regulator, which produces MRVSAKSDYALRALIEMAVREDGKAVSAEELGRAQEIPHGFLQAILADLRKAGVVISQRGQSGGWRLARKASDVSVADVIRAVDGPLVSVYGLRPEAVTYNERADVLQHVWIAARDSLREVFEKVSIAELATRELPDEVTTRTARDEAWLPH; this is translated from the coding sequence GTGCGAGTATCTGCCAAGTCCGATTACGCTCTCCGCGCCCTCATCGAGATGGCTGTGCGCGAGGACGGAAAAGCTGTCAGCGCCGAGGAGCTCGGCCGCGCCCAGGAGATCCCTCACGGCTTCCTGCAGGCGATCCTCGCCGACCTCCGCAAGGCCGGCGTCGTCATCTCGCAGCGAGGCCAGTCAGGCGGCTGGCGGCTGGCTCGCAAGGCCTCGGACGTGTCCGTCGCCGATGTGATCCGCGCAGTCGACGGCCCGCTCGTCTCGGTCTACGGGCTGCGCCCAGAGGCGGTCACCTACAACGAGCGCGCCGATGTCCTCCAGCACGTCTGGATCGCCGCGCGCGACTCGCTCCGCGAGGTCTTCGAGAAGGTCTCCATCGCCGAGCTCGCCACCCGCGAGCTGCCCGACGAGGTCACCACCCGCACCGCCCGCGACGAGGCCTGGCTGCCTCACTGA
- a CDS encoding SRPBCC family protein: MAHGHPKATAEIDAPIEVVWRVMVDTQAYAAWNPFVVRAETAQPAAVGNPIVLHVAWANGARARSPERISALEEPVVGEDGVAEAYLAYVYEGWPARLGLVRGVRHQRLTQRPGGPTRYETVEEFSGPLVGLAGPERVAEGFRRHADALKRRAETLRR; the protein is encoded by the coding sequence GTGGCCCACGGGCACCCGAAGGCCACCGCCGAGATCGATGCCCCGATCGAGGTGGTGTGGCGGGTGATGGTCGACACCCAGGCGTACGCCGCGTGGAACCCCTTCGTCGTCCGGGCCGAGACCGCTCAGCCGGCGGCGGTGGGCAACCCGATCGTCCTGCACGTGGCCTGGGCCAACGGCGCCCGCGCGCGCTCACCGGAGCGGATCTCGGCGCTCGAGGAGCCGGTCGTCGGCGAGGACGGGGTCGCGGAGGCGTACCTCGCCTATGTCTACGAGGGCTGGCCGGCGCGACTCGGCCTGGTCCGCGGCGTACGACACCAACGGCTGACGCAGCGACCCGGCGGTCCGACGCGATATGAGACCGTCGAGGAGTTCTCCGGTCCGCTGGTCGGACTGGCCGGTCCGGAGCGGGTCGCGGAGGGGTTCCGGCGGCACGCCGACGCCTTGAAGAGGCGCGCGGAGACGCTCAGGCGGTGA
- a CDS encoding YajQ family cyclic di-GMP-binding protein translates to MADSSFDIVSKIDRQEVDNALSQTAREVSTRFDFKGTNATIEWSGDQAIEISASADDRASAVLSVFQDKLIKRQQSLKILDASEPRQSGQQSKISITLKEGISSEDAKKISKLIRDEGPKGVKAQIQGDELRVSSKKRDDLQTVISLVKGQDLDFAVQFINYR, encoded by the coding sequence ATGGCTGACTCATCGTTCGACATCGTGAGCAAGATCGACCGTCAGGAGGTCGACAACGCGCTGAGCCAGACCGCGCGCGAGGTCTCGACGCGGTTCGACTTCAAGGGGACCAACGCGACCATCGAGTGGAGCGGTGATCAGGCGATCGAGATCTCCGCCTCCGCCGACGACCGCGCCAGCGCGGTGCTCTCGGTCTTCCAGGACAAGCTGATCAAGCGCCAGCAGTCGCTGAAGATCCTCGACGCGAGCGAGCCGCGCCAGTCGGGGCAGCAGTCGAAGATCTCCATCACACTCAAGGAGGGCATCTCCTCCGAGGACGCGAAGAAGATCTCCAAGCTGATCCGCGACGAGGGCCCCAAGGGCGTCAAGGCGCAGATCCAGGGTGACGAGCTCCGCGTCTCCTCCAAGAAGCGCGACGACCTGCAGACCGTGATCTCGCTGGTCAAGGGGCAAGACCTCGACTTCGCGGTGCAGTTCATCAACTACCGCTGA
- a CDS encoding NADP-dependent oxidoreductase: MTSTQQIVLAARPYGHVKNADFRCEEALVPPVETGGIEIETLQISIDPAIRGWLDDRPSYLPPVAIGEPVRAFGIARVTASRSDDFPEGTIVRGLVGWRQRQVIAAPDANWQKIEPAPGVPLEYYLGILGVTGLTAWVGINDILQPQPGQTVLVSGASGAVGSVAVQLAKLADARVIGIAGGPAKSAMVKGLGADAAIDRKDPDWRAHLRRAAPDGIDGLFENSGGPMFEAAIDLLNDHARIALCGLIDGYNLPERPAGPRNFGMLLTKRVTTQGFIVLDYMDRATAVEADLTKLITSGKLAAVQTVLPGFGQLPTAFIDSFSNGHPGKVIVDIRE, encoded by the coding sequence ATGACCTCGACCCAGCAGATCGTCCTCGCCGCGCGTCCGTACGGACATGTCAAGAACGCAGACTTCCGATGCGAAGAAGCACTGGTTCCGCCCGTCGAAACAGGCGGCATCGAGATCGAGACACTCCAGATCTCGATCGACCCAGCGATTCGCGGCTGGCTCGACGACCGCCCGAGCTACCTACCACCGGTCGCGATCGGCGAACCCGTGCGAGCGTTCGGGATCGCCCGAGTCACCGCCTCGCGCAGCGACGACTTCCCCGAGGGAACCATCGTACGCGGCCTCGTCGGCTGGCGACAGCGCCAAGTCATCGCCGCACCGGACGCGAACTGGCAGAAGATCGAGCCGGCCCCAGGTGTTCCTCTCGAGTACTACCTGGGAATCCTCGGGGTGACCGGACTGACCGCATGGGTAGGCATCAACGACATCTTGCAACCTCAGCCTGGGCAGACCGTGCTGGTTTCCGGCGCCTCCGGCGCCGTCGGCTCGGTGGCTGTTCAACTCGCGAAGCTCGCGGATGCCCGGGTCATCGGAATCGCCGGAGGCCCCGCGAAGAGCGCCATGGTCAAAGGCCTCGGCGCCGACGCCGCGATCGACCGTAAAGACCCGGACTGGCGCGCACATTTGAGACGAGCCGCGCCCGACGGGATCGACGGGCTCTTCGAGAACTCCGGCGGCCCGATGTTCGAAGCAGCGATCGACTTGCTCAACGACCACGCGCGGATTGCGCTCTGCGGCTTGATCGACGGCTACAACCTTCCTGAGCGACCAGCAGGGCCCAGGAACTTCGGCATGCTCCTCACCAAACGCGTCACCACCCAAGGCTTCATCGTCCTCGACTACATGGACCGCGCCACAGCGGTCGAAGCTGACCTCACGAAGCTCATCACCTCAGGAAAGCTCGCAGCCGTCCAGACCGTTCTTCCGGGCTTCGGCCAGCTTCCTACCGCATTCATCGACAGCTTCAGCAACGGCCACCCAGGAAAGGTCATCGTAGACATTCGGGAATGA